In Helianthus annuus cultivar XRQ/B chromosome 3, HanXRQr2.0-SUNRISE, whole genome shotgun sequence, a single window of DNA contains:
- the LOC110928663 gene encoding probable 6-phosphogluconolactonase 4, chloroplastic: MSQPVIHNLETESHVADALATYIADLSAKFIAANGSFSVVLSGGTLIDTLRKLLEPPYIKSIDWSKWLIFFLDERVVPLDHPDSNYKLAYDGFLSKVPIPKSNIYPIKENLSPEEAADEYEQRLKQLVANNTLKTSPTTGFAKLDLMLVGMGPDGHVASLFCWHFQRFEKKKWVTFITDSPKPPPPRITFTFPLINSADQIAMVVTGEDAADAVKVALGEHASFGYPLPVQKVKPEGKLTWFLDSEATSGLK; the protein is encoded by the exons ATGTCGCAACCTGTAATTCACAATTTGGAAACAGAATCACACGTAGCCGACGCTCTAGCAACCTACATCGCCGATCTATCCGCCAAATTCATCGCCGCTAACGGCTCATTCTCCGTCGTCCTCTCCGGCGGTACTTTAATCGACACTCTCAG GAAGTTGCTGGAGCCTCCGTACATTAAGTCGATAGATTGGTCGAAATGGTTGATTTTCTTTTTGGATGAACGTGTTGTTCCTCTTGATCATCCTGATTCTAATTACAAGCTTGCTTATGATGGATTTCTTAGTAAG GTACCAATACCCAAATCTAACATATACCCCATCAAGGAAAACTTATCACCTGAGGAAGCAGCCGATGAATACGAGCAGCGTCTTAAACAGTTGGTAGCAAACAATACACTAAAAACGTCACCAACAACAGGGTTTGCTAAACTCGATCTGATGTTAGTCGGGATGGGTCCAGACGGCCACGTTGCGTCACTCTTCTGCTGGCATTTTCAACGGTTCGAGAAGAAAAAATGGGTCACGTTCATAACAGATTCACCCAAACCGCCACCTCCTAGGATCACGTTCACTTTCCCTTTGATCAATTCTGCGGATCAGATTGCGATGGTGGTCACTGGAGAAGATGCGGCTGATGCGGTTAAGGTGGCGTTGGGTGAACATGCGTCGTTTGGTTACCCGTTGCCTGTGCAGAAGGTGAAACCTGAAGGGAAACTCACATGGTTCTTGGACAGTGAGGCTACTTCAGGGCTTAAGTAA